A single Drosophila miranda strain MSH22 chromosome XR, D.miranda_PacBio2.1, whole genome shotgun sequence DNA region contains:
- the LOC108152528 gene encoding IQ and AAA domain-containing protein 1-like isoform X2 has product MSFDLNHKLWVATRKDIGQLIKKQNRLKKMEPPEEKAISFKIFSELYVLYVELVNKLSFIYHNTFQVQKRAVVRILVESATQQLLRLKDELKGMELSEYVYIDKALIARRLTPRDLVIWRSPQFLYRRPLDVQNIVADNKLYMNDIEKVEKEAQDWVKVTEAVTLIQAHERARRARVYKSNINYDKKKFLKVLQRKKINYRFTFKPDQAMSIPVKRTIFAADFIKDVESCENLKEKKDVLEPSTDNEELERLNKLRDDAASKIQNCWRRYKTRKIMRMRSRFKEELYGMKKHRKLKRPNRFANSVFEMYKKEMLKKKLDEEYIQLITDERTRLLQMRTPWMMEDISDHIRAWFKEFYEKTGNFHPYPDPIKTGTVLVVIDETMTPLEFQDTLGKKPMTKAERQKLAEKKKAEKQKQKDKIRKQKMKDAKRRKKLKDAGIIDVAYEMTSSKAIANIEEAMKQFALDWRNIDEYLNKNHDPIKDWVTEEELAKIHQELRGLVDEYMRIEYELLRAALAKDTKTKYKAQKVKKAKAKKEKKKKKVKDMTADRTLDSLYQELKDEGIIEEVSHKDFDEFIADFNFLANDTRDEDGLTTVGPAKGDIKMIIQESMLGMGEFDIDKPKSILLIGPLNSGKKLLCNIIASELDAVFINLSPEKVFKFADNMKYFLHVVMKVAKAFQPAILYIEEAHRVFLKKIPPELKEINPTLLGPSIPKGILKNIKKTDKVVLLGTSNMPWSAKGKFKKAFQKVLLIPRCDYGTSFLLWLELMTENVEDMEEHAYSALARVLQAYNSGDIAQNISQTLDVSRRMRLNNEALDPNEFLEYFLSKHDEPIFPPEQKIMDKFDKWFGKSNKFLKLRRKFMAKKMAKQKKKK; this is encoded by the exons ATGTCTTTTGACCTTAATCATAAGCTATGGGTAGCTACCAGAAAAGATATTGGGCAACTCATCAAAAAGCAGAATCGATTGAAGAAAATGGAACCCCCCGAAGAGAAGGCTATCTCGTTTAAAATATTTTCCGAGCTTTATGTGCTATACGTAGAGCTTGTAAACAAGTTGAGTTTCATCTATCATAATACTTTTCAAGTGCAAAAACGAGCTGTAGTGCGCATTCTTGTTGAGAGTGCAACACAGCAGCTGCTGAGGCTCAAGGATGAATTGAAAGGCATGGAGTTGAGCGAGTACGTATATATAGATAAAGCATTAATTGCTAGAAGGCTCACGCCGCGGGATCTGGTTATCTGGAGATCACCTCAATTTTTATATCGCCGTCCCTTGGACGTTCAAAATATCGTAGCCGATAACAAATTGTACATGAATGATATAGAAAAGGTTGAGAAGGAAGCACAGGATTGGGTCAAAGTTACAGAAGCAGTGACCCTTATTCAAGCGCACGAAAGGGCGCGCAGAGCTCGTGTGTATAAGTCAAATATAAACTATGATAAAAAGAAATTTCTCAAGGTCctacaaagaaaaaaaatcaaCTATAGATTTACATTCAAGCCGGATCAAGCAATGAGTATACCTGTTAAGAGAACTATATTTGCGGCCGATTTTATAAAGGACGTGGAATCATGTGAAAACTTAAAGGAAAAAAAGGATGTATTGGAGCCGTCTACTGATA ATGAAGAATTGGAAAGGCTAAATAAACTACGAGACGATGCAGCTAGTAAGATACAAAATTGCTGGAGGCGCTACAAGACAAGAAAGATTATGAGAATGAGAAGTAGATTTAAAGAAGAATTATACGGTATGAAAAAACATAGAAAGCTAAAACGCCCGAACCGTTTTGCGAATTCAGTTTTTGAAATGTATAAAAAGGAGATGTTGAAAAAGAAGCTGGACGAGGAATATATTCAATTAATTACTGATGAACGAACAAGGCTTCTGCAAATGCGAACTCCTTGGATGATGGAAGACATATCCGATCATATTCGTgcctggtttaaggaatt TTATGAAAAGACCGGAAACTTCCACCCATACCCCGATCCGATTAAAACTGGAACCGTATTAGTTGTCATCGATGAAACAATGACTCCATTAGAGTTTCAAGACACTCTAGGTAAAAAGCCTATGACCAAAGCGGAACGCCAGAAGTTGGCTGAAAAGAAAAAGGCAGAAAAGCAGAAACAAAAGGACAAAATACGAAAGCAGAAAATGAAGGACGCGAAACgaaggaaaaaattaaaagatgCCGGAATAATTGATGTTGCCTACGAGATGACTTCAAGCAAAGCCATAG CAAATATTGAAGAAGCAATGAAGCAATTTGCTCTTGATTGGAGAAACATTGATGAATACCTCAACAAAAATCATGATCCGATCAAAGATTGGGTTACAGAGGAAGAGTTGGCGAAGATACATCAGGAGCTGAGAGGATTGGTTGATGAATATATGAG GATAGAATATGAGCTGCTTAGAGCAGCTTTGGCTAAAGATACCAAGACAAAATATAAGGCTCAAAAAGTAAAGAAGGCCAAAgctaaaaaggaaaaaaagaagaaaaaggtCAAGGATATGACAGCCGATCGAACGCTTGATTCATTATACCAAGAATTGAAAGATGAAGGAATTATAGAGGAAGTTTCCCACAAAGATTTTGATGAATTTATTGCCGACTTCAACTTTTTAGCAAATGATACAAGAGATGAAGATGGTTTAAC AACTGTGGGCCCAGCGAAGGGGGATATAAAAATGATCATTCAAGAATCAATGCTGGGAATGGGAGAATTCGATATTGATAAACCAAAGTCAATTTTATTAATAGGACCACTTAACAGTGGGAAAAAGCTACTTTGTAATATAATTGCATCGGAATTAG ATGCTGTATTTATAAATCTTAGTCCAGAAAAAGTTTTTAAATTTGCTGATAATATGAAGTATTTCCTACATGTTGTTATGAAAGTAGCAAAGGCCTTTCAGCCAGCTATATTATATATCGAAGAAGCTCATCGTGTATTTTTGAAAAAGATTCCGCCTGAGCTAAAGGAAATTAATCCAACGCTCCTCGGTCCTTCTATACCGAAAGGCATTTTGAAAAATATCAAAAAAACTGACAAGGTTGTTTTATTGGGCACCAGCAACATGCCATGGTCTGCGAAGGGAAAATTCAAAAAAGCATTCCAGAAAGTCCTGCTTATACCAAGGTGCGACTATGGTACTAGTTTCCTGCTTTGGCTAGAACTAATGACAGAAAACGTAGAAGATATGGAGGAGCATGCATATTCTGCACTGGCAAGAGTCTTGCAAGCATATAACTCTGGTGATATCGCACAGAACATAAGTCAGACATTAGATGTTTCACGAAGAATGAGGCTTAACAATGAAGCGTTAGACCCCAACGAATTTTTGGAATATTTCTTGAGCAAACATGATGAGCCAATATTTCCTCCAGAACAAAAG ATCATGGACAAATTTGACAAATGGTTTGGAAAGTCTAACAAATTTTTGAAATTAAGGCGCAAGTTTATGGCTAAAAAGATggcaaaacaaaagaaaaagaaatag
- the LOC108152530 gene encoding uncharacterized protein LOC108152530, whose translation MEYVNSVWNYIASVCSCLHCAEDVGAQNIEPNERTHLLVDPVNHSPALRRSNSDGLSNDYSHSLPKKDDQTALSRLVQNTAINMINVGAMDCHSLEHQEYTDRIKTYSQRLHELWNNVQHPNITRKGLLKDVPSHQFYITKPIYAKDTLQMKLFIEKALIGVNQIQIDHKEAVVVPFQIP comes from the exons ATGGAATATGTTAATTCTGTTTGGAACTACATTGCTTCGGTGTGCAGTTGCTTGCATTGCGCCGAGGACGTTGGTGCTCAG AACATTGAACCAAACGAAAGAACACACCTACTCGTAGATCCCGTCAACCATAGTCCAGCCCTTAGAAGAAGCAATTCCGATGGCTTAAGTAACGATTATTCCCACTCACTTCCCAAAAAAGATGACCAAACGGCACTATCTAGACTTGTACAGAATACAGCAAT AAACATGATCAATGTGGGCGCTATGGATTGCCATAGCCTGGAACATCAGGAGTACACCGACAGAATAAAGACTTATTCGCAGCGCTTGCATGAACTGTGGAACAATGTTCAGCATCCCAACATAACAAGGAAAG GCCTGTTGAAAGATGTTCCCAGTCATCAGTTTTATATAACAAAACCAATTTATGCTAAGGATACACTTCAG ATGAAATTGTTTATTGAGAAAGCCCTCATCGGTGTTAATCAAATACAGATCGACCACAAAGAAGCGGTTGTAGTTCCTTTCCAAATACCCTGA